Genomic window (Methanosarcinales archaeon):
CCCAGATAAGAAAAACCAGCCCCCAACTCTAATAGAAAATGAGTTACATGGTTAATCAGAGCATCTTCCAGCTCTTTTTCATTATGCTTTTCTGTTAATGCCAGAAAATCAAAATTATAGGGATCTTTTAAGGTTTCTATTGCCAGGTCAGACTGAGGTTCGGGCAATGTTGCCTTAAAATTGTTTATGGCTTTACCTTCACGCTTGAACAGATTACTTTCAATATGATGAGTCAGAACAGATCTTGACCAGTTATTTTGAATGGTTTTTTGAATATAGAAGATAGCTTCATCTAAGTTTTTACACTTGGAAATGATGGCAATATTGTGTCCCCATGGAATTTGGGTTATTTGGGCAACAGCTTGTTGCTCAATTTTTGTTTCTAATTGCGAAACAGCTTGTTGCGCAATTGGCTTTTCATTTGTATAAAACAGATGCCATTGCCTTATAAGTTCAAGATTTCTTTTTGAAAAACCCTTCATATCAGGAAATTCTACCATTAGATCGTGGCTGAGATTTGAGAGAAATCCATCGCCCCACTTCGCAGTAGCTTGCTTTTCAACAATATCAGCGCCAAGCTCCCAATAAAACTGCAATAGTTCAGAATTAACTTTAACTGCCGCTTTTATCTGAACCAATCGAACTTTATTTTTAAGCTCTTTCAACCAGACAGAATAATCTTCATCGATAGTTAAGGAGATATTCATACCAGCTTCACCTTTTTCAAATTCTCAGCAATCAAAGCATTAAGATGTTCTTCCTCTTTCAACTGGTCCTCAAATTCCGCTTTCAGTCTGGTAAACCGCTCATTAAAATCAAAATCATCATCCTCATCAGGCAACCCCACATACCGCCCCGGTGTCACCACATAATCCAGTTCGCGCACCCGCTCAATTGAGGCGGAATTGCAGAATCCCTTCACATCTTCATAATCCCCGTCCGGATTGCGCCAGTTGTGGTAGGTGTCCGCGATCTTCTGTACATCTTCATGTGAGAATTCAAGGGTTCTGCGGTTTATCAGGTGCCCCATGTTCCGCGCGTCAATGAACAGGATCTCGTCTCTTCTGTTCCTGTATTTGCCATTGGCCTTGTTTCTGCTCAGGAACCATAGGCTGGCCGGGATCTGGGTATTCAGGAACAGTTTTGGCGGAAGGTTCACGATGCAGTCCACCAGTCGGTCCTCCACAAGTCCTTTTCTGATATCACCCTCACCTGACGACTTGGAGGTCAGAGATCCCTTGGCCAGAACAAAACCTGCCTGACCACCTGGATTCAAATGATAGATAAAGTGCTGTATCCAGGCATAGTTGGCATTTCCGGCAGGCGGAACACCATATTTCCACCTCCCGTCCTTGCGAAGCAATTCGCCGCTCCAGTCACTGTCATTGAACGGAGGATTGGCTATGACATAATCCGCTTTCAGATCTTTATGGGTATCGTTCAGGAAGGAGCCTTCATTGTTCCATTTGACCTGTGAACTATCTATGCTTCTGATGGCGAGGTTCATTTTTGCCAGCCGCCAGGTGGTCTGGTTGCTCTCCTGTCCGTAAATCGATATGTCGTTTACTTTTCCCTGATGGTCGGCAACAAATTTCTCAGACTGCACAAACATACCGCCCGAGCCACAGCAGGGGTCAAAGACCCTGCCATTGTAGGGTTCCAGCATTTCGACCAGTAATTGAACTACACTTCTTGGCGTGTAGAACTGTCCTCCCTTTTTGCCTTCTGCCAGAGCAAATTCACCAAGGAAATACTCGAAAACATGACCGAGAATATCAGCACTTCTGGCTTTTGCATTACCAAGAGCAATGTTGCCAACAAGGTCAATCAAACCGCCAAGACTTGTCGGGTCGAGGTTGCCTCGTGCATAGACCTTTGGCAGCACTCCTTTGAGAGTAGGATTCTCTCTTTCGATTGCGTCCATTGAGTTGTCAACGTCTTTGCCAATTTCTGGCTGTTTGGCTTTTGATTGCAGATATGACCAGCGGGCAATTACAGGGACAAAAAAGATATTTTCCGCTCTGTACTCGTCCCTGTCTTCAGGGTCAGCACCGGCATAATCGCCTTCACCTTGTTTAAGTTTGTTATAAAGCTCCTCGAAAGCATCAGATATATATTTTAAAAAAATCAAACCAAGGACTATGTGTTTGTATTCGGCAGCGTCAATGTTCTTTCTGAGTTTGTCCGCTGCTTTCCAAAGTTGTTTTTCAAGAGGTTCTTCCTGATTGTTATTCTCGTTCTTTGCCATTTTATCAATCCAGCCCCTTCAATTCACCTTTGAAATATTCGTTACCGGTAATAGTTTATAATATTTATATCATTTTAAACAATCTTACGATGCATAGTGGCCGTTTTGAGGGCAAGGTATACCCCGACAATATTCATGACCTGTATAAAAGATGTTAGGATTGGTAATAAAAAATTAGGGATAAATGGCTAAGTACACAAAATGATTTCCTCAGCCGGGTTCTTATTTTTCAACAGAATATCCAAGTTTATTCCAGCTTAACATTCCGCCTTCCAGATTATATATATGTTTGAACCCTGCCTGCATCAGTATCTGGGCTGCAGTATGGGCACGTCCACCTGAACGGCAAACTGTTACTATCTCTTTATCTTTATTTTCTTCAAGCTCAGAAAGACGATTTGTGAGGCTTCCAATAGGAATATGTTTTATTCCTGGTAAATGCCCCAGTTCGCCAGCAAGTTCTTTATCTTCCCTTACATCAAGAAGGACAGGGGCTTTACCTTCATCCAATCTCCATTTGAGCTCTGCGGCCGGGATCCCTGGGACCTGGATATCATTGACACCATGATCAAGTGTACCTTTTACTTCACATGCAGGTACATCAACAGGGACCCAGGCAGCTTTTGGGTCGCGGGCGCATGCATAATTCGATATCAGGACATCTTTCATCCATTCAGCTGATCCGAGTTTTAGGTCCTGAAGATATTTTACGAATTCCTGCTTCGACCTGGATTTGAGATGAGAATTTGTAATCTTTTGGTTTGCCAGACTTGACGGTGTGCGATTTCTGTAATCATGTGCTGGATAAACTATCAGGTCGTCAGGAAGTTCCATAATACGCTTAAGGCTTTCCCAGTGTGCTCCAGGGTCGCCTCCTGGAAGATCGTCTCGTCCCGCTCCGCCGTCATCCAGGAAAAGTGTATCTCCTGTCATGATACGGTCCGGAAGTATCAGGCATATGGAATCTACCGTATGACCGGGAGTATGCATCACTTTAACAGGAAGATCATCAATATGCCATTCAAAGTCATCGATCACACGTAAACCAACGCAATGGGCCGGTGCACTGGTATGCATCACATATTCACAGTCTGTTGTGTCCTTAAGAGCAGAACAACCCGAAATATGGTCGGCGTGGGTATGTGTATCAATAACATATGTGAGCCTGAATTTCTCTTTCCAGAGCAGCTCGAGGTATTCTTCCAGATGTTCCAGTACAGGGTCAATAAGAACCACGTTGTCTGAGTCTCCCGGGCCTACAAGATATGTTTTGCATGAATGCGGGTTTAACTGACGAAAAATCATATTCTCCTCCCCTTTATGGTCAGGGACGTCCTGACATAAATTTAGATTTCTTCAAACCTGAATATTACTATTTTTAATATTCCCACATTATATTTTATTCTATTTTTAATAAAGCTATTGCATTGAAGTATCCTTGTGAATTTTAATGTTAAGCATGGCGACTCCCTGTTCAGTGAAAGCATACGGCAGATATCGTCTCCCATCATCCCCTATTTGTTATTTCATCTGCAATCAATTCCGCCTGCTTAAGCACTGTTTCTGTAGCGAGTGCTTGCATATCTGGCGGATAACCATATTGTCTTAATGTCCGTTTTACAATCACTTTTAATTTGGCCCTGACGCTTTCTTTAATTGTCCAGTCTATCGATGCGTTCTGTTTAACCTTCTCAAATAATACAACAGCCAATTCCCGTAGCTTCTCTTTTTGCATCAATTCTCTTGCACTGTCATTATCTGCAATTGCTGTGTAAAAAGCATATTCAAATTCAGACAATCCCATATCCTGAGGCTCTTTGTCCATCCGCTTTATTTCTTTACTGAGTTCAATCAATTCTTCAATAACTTCAGCCGCAGTTATGACTTTGTGATGATATTTTTTGATGGAATCTTCCAGCATTTCCATTAATGATCTGCTTTGAATGAGGTTCTTCTTTACCCGGGCTTTTATTTCATCATTGAGCAACTTTTTCAGAACTTCCATAGCGATATTTTTATGTTCCATATTCTGGACTTCTAAAAGAAAATCTTCAGATAATATGGAAATGTCAGGTTTTTTAATTCCTGCAGCATCAAACACATCTATCACCTGTTCAGTAACAAGGGCTTTATCGATAACTTGCCTGATTGCGGTTTCAATCTCCTCGTCTGTTTTACCTGTTCCAGTGCCGTCAAATTTGACAAGTCTGGCTTTAATTGCC
Coding sequences:
- a CDS encoding DUF1016 domain-containing protein, translating into MNISLTIDEDYSVWLKELKNKVRLVQIKAAVKVNSELLQFYWELGADIVEKQATAKWGDGFLSNLSHDLMVEFPDMKGFSKRNLELIRQWHLFYTNEKPIAQQAVSQLETKIEQQAVAQITQIPWGHNIAIISKCKNLDEAIFYIQKTIQNNWSRSVLTHHIESNLFKREGKAINNFKATLPEPQSDLAIETLKDPYNFDFLALTEKHNEKELEDALINHVTHFLLELGAGFSYLGKQYKLEVSGDEFFIDLLFYHVKLHCYVVVELKAVKFKPEFAGKLNFYVSAVDGILKSEQDDTTIGILICKSKNDTVVEYSLKDVHKPIGVSEYIITKNLPDEFRSSLPSIEEIEAELSGVEESQ
- a CDS encoding SAM-dependent DNA methyltransferase, giving the protein MAKNENNNQEEPLEKQLWKAADKLRKNIDAAEYKHIVLGLIFLKYISDAFEELYNKLKQGEGDYAGADPEDRDEYRAENIFFVPVIARWSYLQSKAKQPEIGKDVDNSMDAIERENPTLKGVLPKVYARGNLDPTSLGGLIDLVGNIALGNAKARSADILGHVFEYFLGEFALAEGKKGGQFYTPRSVVQLLVEMLEPYNGRVFDPCCGSGGMFVQSEKFVADHQGKVNDISIYGQESNQTTWRLAKMNLAIRSIDSSQVKWNNEGSFLNDTHKDLKADYVIANPPFNDSDWSGELLRKDGRWKYGVPPAGNANYAWIQHFIYHLNPGGQAGFVLAKGSLTSKSSGEGDIRKGLVEDRLVDCIVNLPPKLFLNTQIPASLWFLSRNKANGKYRNRRDEILFIDARNMGHLINRRTLEFSHEDVQKIADTYHNWRNPDGDYEDVKGFCNSASIERVRELDYVVTPGRYVGLPDEDDDFDFNERFTRLKAEFEDQLKEEEHLNALIAENLKKVKLV
- a CDS encoding MBL fold metallo-hydrolase, whose translation is MIFRQLNPHSCKTYLVGPGDSDNVVLIDPVLEHLEEYLELLWKEKFRLTYVIDTHTHADHISGCSALKDTTDCEYVMHTSAPAHCVGLRVIDDFEWHIDDLPVKVMHTPGHTVDSICLILPDRIMTGDTLFLDDGGAGRDDLPGGDPGAHWESLKRIMELPDDLIVYPAHDYRNRTPSSLANQKITNSHLKSRSKQEFVKYLQDLKLGSAEWMKDVLISNYACARDPKAAWVPVDVPACEVKGTLDHGVNDIQVPGIPAAELKWRLDEGKAPVLLDVREDKELAGELGHLPGIKHIPIGSLTNRLSELEENKDKEIVTVCRSGGRAHTAAQILMQAGFKHIYNLEGGMLSWNKLGYSVEK